A stretch of Pseudomonas sp. CCC3.1 DNA encodes these proteins:
- the zipA gene encoding cell division protein ZipA, with the protein MEIGLREWLIVIGIVVIAGILFDGWRRMRGGKGKLKFRLDRSFSNVPDEETSAELLGPARVLDTPDHKEPQLDEQDLPSVSMPAREKSSKRGKRGGEPSQGDLNLNLDLDDDGPSLSARDDDFPAETKPRGRSAPTVSAVESKEPAQAAEEVLVISVISRDPAGFKGPALLQNILESGLRFGEMDIFHRHESMAGNGEVLFSMANAVKPGVFDLDDIDLFSTPAVSFFLGLPGPRHPKQAFDVMVAAARKLSQELNGELKDDQRSVLTAQTIEHYRQRIVEFERRALTQKR; encoded by the coding sequence ATGGAAATCGGTCTGCGCGAGTGGCTGATAGTCATCGGCATAGTGGTCATCGCCGGTATTCTTTTTGATGGCTGGCGCCGTATGCGTGGCGGGAAGGGCAAACTCAAGTTTCGCCTTGATCGCAGTTTCTCCAACGTCCCTGATGAGGAGACCAGCGCTGAGTTGCTGGGTCCTGCACGGGTCCTGGATACACCTGATCACAAAGAGCCGCAGCTTGATGAGCAGGATCTGCCATCGGTGAGCATGCCGGCACGTGAAAAGAGTTCCAAGCGTGGCAAGCGTGGCGGTGAGCCAAGTCAGGGTGATTTGAACCTCAATCTTGACCTTGACGATGACGGCCCAAGCCTCAGTGCCCGTGATGACGATTTCCCTGCTGAAACCAAGCCGCGTGGTCGTTCTGCGCCAACCGTTTCGGCCGTCGAAAGCAAAGAACCTGCCCAGGCAGCTGAAGAAGTGTTGGTGATCAGCGTTATCAGTCGTGACCCTGCGGGCTTCAAAGGCCCGGCGCTGCTGCAGAACATTCTTGAAAGTGGTTTGCGCTTTGGCGAGATGGACATTTTCCATCGTCACGAAAGCATGGCCGGTAATGGCGAAGTGCTGTTCTCGATGGCTAACGCCGTGAAGCCGGGCGTATTCGATCTGGACGACATCGATCTGTTCAGCACTCCGGCGGTGAGCTTCTTCCTCGGTCTGCCGGGTCCGCGTCATCCCAAGCAGGCGTTTGATGTCATGGTTGCCGCTGCACGCAAGTTGTCCCAAGAGCTCAATGGCGAGCTTAAAGACGATCAGCGCAGTGTGTTAACGGCTCAGACCATCGAGCACTACCGCCAGCGCATCGTCGAATTCGAGCGCCGTGCCCTGACTCAAAAACGCTGA
- the ligA gene encoding NAD-dependent DNA ligase LigA: MTAANTRILELRAELDQHNYRYHVLDEPSIPDAEYDRLFRELKALEAQHPELVTPDSPTQRVGSAALSAFTQVRHEVPMLSLGNAFDETDMREFDRRVSEGLDLPAGDLFGGGAEVEYSCEPKLDGLAVSLLYQDGVLVRGATRGDGTTGEDISVNVRTVRNIPLKLQGGGWPAVLEVRGEVFMSKAGFDRLNEAQLAAGGKTFANPRNAAAGSLRQLDSKITASRPLEFCCYGLGQVSEEFSDTHIGNLKQLQQWGMPISHELKLAKGIAECLDYYRDIGERRAALPYEIDGVVFKVNNLASQRELGFRAREPRWAIAHKFPAMEELTELLDVEFQVGRTGAVTPVARLKPVKVAGVTVSNATLHNMDEVARLGLMIGDTVIIRRAGDVIPQVVQVVLERRPDDARPVHIPENCPVCGSHVERTQLIKRSKGRETISEGAVYRCVGRLACGAQLKQAIIHFVSRRAMDIEGLGEKSVEQLVDEGLVSSPADLYILSFEQIVDLEGFAELSSKNLLEAIADSKRPTLARFIYALGIPDVGEETAKVLARSLASLERVQRALPQVLTYLPDVGLEVAHEIHSFFSDDHNQQVIAQLLERGLQLQDQGELGAEFAASATLGGLIDKLHIPSVGPGGAQKLADKFGTLEGVINADWLDMRQALPEKQAKAVREFFDNPDNARLALEVEAQLRDFGMHWQSEKKAVEGLPLAGQTWVLTGSLELMSRDVAKDKLESLGAKVSGSVSGKTHCVVAGPGAGSKLVKANELGLNVLDEEAFVAFLKEQGISIA; the protein is encoded by the coding sequence ATGACCGCCGCCAACACCCGCATTCTAGAGCTGCGCGCTGAACTGGATCAGCACAACTACCGTTACCACGTACTCGACGAGCCGAGCATTCCGGACGCTGAGTACGACCGTCTGTTTCGTGAGTTGAAAGCGCTGGAGGCGCAACACCCTGAACTGGTGACGCCAGACTCGCCGACTCAGCGGGTCGGCAGTGCGGCCTTGTCTGCGTTCACTCAGGTGCGTCACGAAGTGCCTATGCTGAGCTTGGGTAACGCCTTTGATGAAACCGATATGCGCGAGTTCGATCGGCGTGTCAGCGAAGGTCTGGACCTGCCAGCGGGTGATTTGTTTGGCGGCGGCGCTGAAGTTGAATACAGCTGTGAGCCCAAGCTGGACGGCCTGGCGGTCAGTCTGCTGTACCAGGACGGCGTTCTGGTGCGCGGTGCCACGCGGGGTGATGGCACCACCGGTGAAGACATCAGCGTCAACGTGCGCACCGTGCGCAACATCCCGCTCAAGTTGCAGGGCGGTGGCTGGCCTGCGGTGCTTGAAGTGCGCGGCGAAGTCTTTATGTCCAAGGCTGGTTTTGATCGTCTCAATGAGGCTCAGCTCGCGGCGGGCGGTAAAACCTTTGCCAACCCGCGTAACGCAGCGGCAGGCAGCTTGCGTCAGTTGGACTCGAAAATCACCGCCAGCCGCCCGCTGGAATTTTGCTGCTATGGTCTGGGGCAGGTCTCTGAAGAGTTTTCAGACACCCACATCGGCAACCTCAAACAGTTGCAGCAATGGGGTATGCCCATCAGCCACGAGCTGAAACTGGCCAAAGGCATTGCCGAGTGCCTGGACTACTACCGCGATATCGGCGAGCGCCGTGCCGCTTTGCCTTACGAAATCGACGGCGTGGTGTTCAAGGTCAACAACCTGGCCTCGCAGCGCGAACTGGGTTTCCGTGCGCGCGAGCCGCGTTGGGCCATCGCTCATAAATTCCCGGCCATGGAAGAGCTGACTGAACTGCTGGATGTCGAGTTTCAAGTTGGGCGTACGGGGGCGGTGACCCCGGTCGCGCGCCTCAAGCCGGTCAAGGTGGCGGGCGTTACCGTGTCCAATGCCACGCTGCACAACATGGACGAAGTGGCGCGTTTGGGGCTGATGATTGGTGACACGGTGATTATTCGCCGTGCTGGCGATGTCATTCCACAGGTGGTGCAAGTGGTGCTTGAGCGTCGTCCCGACGATGCGCGTCCGGTACACATCCCTGAAAACTGCCCGGTGTGCGGTTCGCACGTTGAACGCACGCAGCTGATCAAGCGCAGCAAGGGCCGTGAAACCATTAGCGAAGGCGCCGTGTATCGCTGCGTCGGGCGCCTGGCCTGCGGTGCTCAGCTTAAACAGGCAATCATCCATTTCGTCTCGCGACGTGCGATGGACATTGAAGGCCTGGGTGAAAAAAGCGTCGAGCAGTTGGTCGATGAAGGCCTGGTCAGTTCACCTGCCGACCTGTACATCCTTTCGTTTGAGCAAATTGTTGACCTGGAAGGCTTTGCCGAGCTGTCCAGCAAGAACTTGCTGGAGGCCATTGCCGATAGCAAGCGTCCGACATTGGCTCGTTTTATCTACGCCTTGGGTATTCCCGATGTAGGAGAAGAGACGGCCAAGGTGCTGGCGCGCTCATTGGCGTCCCTGGAGCGCGTCCAGCGTGCTCTACCTCAAGTGCTCACCTACTTGCCGGATGTGGGCCTGGAAGTGGCTCATGAGATCCACAGCTTCTTCAGTGATGACCACAACCAGCAAGTGATTGCCCAATTGCTGGAGCGTGGCCTGCAATTGCAGGATCAGGGCGAGTTGGGCGCCGAGTTTGCCGCCAGTGCCACCTTGGGCGGGCTTATCGACAAACTGCATATTCCATCGGTCGGGCCGGGCGGGGCGCAAAAACTGGCAGACAAATTCGGCACCCTGGAAGGCGTGATAAATGCCGACTGGCTGGACATGCGTCAGGCCCTGCCTGAAAAGCAAGCCAAGGCAGTGCGCGAATTTTTCGATAACCCGGACAATGCTCGTCTGGCGCTGGAAGTCGAAGCGCAACTGCGCGACTTCGGCATGCACTGGCAGAGCGAGAAAAAAGCCGTAGAAGGTTTGCCACTGGCTGGGCAGACCTGGGTGCTGACCGGTTCGCTGGAGTTAATGAGCCGTGACGTGGCCAAAGACAAACTCGAAAGTCTGGGCGCCAAAGTCTCGGGTTCGGTCTCTGGCAAAACCCACTGCGTCGTAGCCGGGCCGGGGGCGGGCTCAAAACTGGTCAAGGCCAACGAGCTGGGCCTCAATGTGCTGGATGAAGAAGCGTTTGTGGCGTTTCTCAAAGAGCAGGGTATTTCAATCGCCTAG
- a CDS encoding SIR2 family protein codes for MKKLDPSNFPIQKIDHSELLAKIATGNAVLFVGSGFSSGAISLDGSEFPTAALLAESIGKLGSFDSCKDLRYASERFLRANDSQILIDHLESTFTVRKVLPHQVSISGAPWRRIYTTNYDLCIERAAEETGKLIKVADLDDSPNEILKSKNLCVHLNGSLKSLTKDTLNSTFKLSHSSYLSTDSFTSSKWNYSFRRDLEMCSALVFVGYSLYDIEIEKILYENKDFFDKTYFVTRPEVNEISRFKIEPFGSILAIGAEAFGVLLDEKLPALISDQVDLGPLSIPKYEHTQSDATVRDSDVDRFLMYGDIQDRVIDSALTASDRTPILVRRTSLNEAKNLLRDNGNLLVAGEMGNGKTIFLRSLTAELSLDGGAVYVVEQSSSYNFHDLEKIAKITGVAYLVIDSYEQHIDLIRHFYNLNPTNVKLILAARTTIHERNRPKLVEMGIGFHEIYIDELDGGEVSDFISIIDNVGFWGEKAYLSEKGKESFVADSNRRQISLTLLTLLQAPQMTSRIAALTKRLFTDENIKSTVFSISLLGFLDMPLNSSLISEVAGTDAIFSVELRDNPDFLQVFRIEGTNVKAKSSLFALTLIKDHFAAAYTVDKLISIVTILNETRGDSFEKAHLLKSLLRFSVVERLLSETLRKNNLVKYYEQLKRVLGWLKNDPHFWLQYAMALLTYDDYTKAQVLLDQAYALASKRDGYHTVQIDTQQSRLFIKLCLVNTNAAEAFKLFNDANLLLKKVPNDIHKFRQVEKYKDVYETNYRHFGPGQKVAFEQACKAAIADIDIAINAGSITFSNVRTVQNVRSNLTTVVDLISAARSG; via the coding sequence ATGAAAAAACTGGACCCTTCAAATTTTCCGATTCAAAAAATCGATCATTCAGAGTTACTTGCTAAGATAGCAACTGGTAACGCGGTCTTATTTGTAGGTTCAGGATTTTCAAGTGGGGCAATTAGCTTAGATGGTAGCGAATTTCCTACGGCAGCTTTGTTGGCGGAATCAATTGGTAAATTAGGTTCGTTTGATTCATGTAAGGATTTGCGATACGCCTCAGAAAGGTTTTTGCGTGCCAATGATTCGCAAATACTTATTGATCATCTTGAGTCTACCTTCACAGTCAGGAAAGTGTTGCCTCACCAAGTTTCAATTAGCGGGGCTCCATGGCGCCGTATATATACTACCAACTATGACCTTTGTATCGAGCGTGCTGCGGAAGAAACTGGAAAACTTATAAAGGTCGCTGACTTGGATGACTCTCCAAATGAGATTTTGAAATCAAAAAATCTATGTGTTCATTTGAACGGCTCCTTGAAAAGTCTGACGAAAGATACTTTGAATTCCACGTTTAAGCTTTCTCACTCCTCTTATTTGTCGACAGATTCGTTTACGAGTTCTAAATGGAATTATTCATTTAGACGTGATCTTGAGATGTGCTCGGCGTTGGTTTTTGTTGGTTACTCTTTGTATGATATAGAGATTGAAAAAATACTTTATGAAAACAAAGACTTCTTTGACAAGACGTATTTCGTGACTCGTCCTGAGGTTAATGAAATAAGTCGATTCAAGATCGAACCATTTGGCAGTATTTTGGCAATCGGAGCTGAGGCGTTCGGTGTGCTGTTAGATGAGAAGTTGCCAGCACTTATTTCAGATCAGGTCGATTTAGGCCCGCTTAGTATTCCAAAATATGAGCACACGCAGTCGGATGCAACTGTTCGGGATTCTGATGTTGATCGGTTTTTGATGTATGGTGATATTCAAGATAGAGTTATAGACTCTGCTTTGACAGCTTCCGATAGAACCCCGATTTTAGTAAGGCGCACGTCTCTGAATGAAGCGAAAAATCTTCTAAGGGATAACGGTAATTTACTTGTTGCAGGAGAGATGGGGAACGGAAAGACAATTTTTCTTCGTAGTCTGACCGCCGAACTATCTTTAGATGGTGGCGCTGTATATGTTGTGGAGCAATCAAGTTCTTATAATTTTCATGACCTTGAAAAGATTGCTAAGATCACAGGAGTTGCATATCTTGTGATAGATAGTTATGAGCAGCATATTGACTTGATTCGTCATTTTTATAATCTAAATCCGACGAATGTTAAACTTATACTTGCTGCACGTACCACCATTCATGAAAGAAATCGTCCGAAGTTAGTGGAGATGGGTATTGGTTTTCACGAAATTTATATTGATGAGTTAGATGGGGGGGAGGTTTCTGACTTTATTTCGATTATCGATAACGTGGGGTTCTGGGGGGAGAAGGCATATCTTTCGGAGAAAGGAAAAGAATCATTTGTCGCAGACTCCAATAGACGTCAAATATCTCTTACGCTCCTAACCCTATTGCAAGCACCTCAGATGACGAGTCGCATAGCTGCATTAACAAAGCGACTGTTTACTGATGAGAATATAAAGTCGACAGTGTTCTCTATTTCGCTTTTGGGTTTCTTGGATATGCCGCTTAATTCCAGTCTAATTTCAGAAGTGGCGGGGACCGATGCTATTTTTTCGGTTGAGTTAAGAGATAATCCAGACTTCCTTCAGGTGTTCCGAATCGAAGGTACAAATGTCAAAGCTAAGTCAAGTTTGTTTGCCTTGACATTGATTAAAGATCATTTTGCAGCAGCGTATACTGTAGATAAGTTGATATCAATCGTTACTATCTTAAATGAGACTAGAGGCGACTCTTTTGAGAAAGCGCATCTTTTGAAATCCCTTTTGCGATTTTCGGTTGTTGAACGTTTGTTGTCAGAGACTTTGCGAAAAAACAATCTGGTCAAATATTACGAACAATTGAAGCGAGTTTTAGGTTGGTTGAAAAACGATCCTCATTTCTGGTTGCAGTACGCAATGGCGCTTTTGACATATGACGACTACACTAAGGCTCAAGTGTTACTTGATCAGGCATACGCCCTTGCTTCGAAAAGAGATGGTTATCATACTGTTCAGATCGACACTCAGCAAAGTAGATTGTTTATTAAGCTTTGTTTGGTTAATACTAATGCGGCGGAAGCCTTTAAACTATTCAACGACGCAAATTTGCTGTTGAAAAAAGTGCCGAATGATATACACAAATTTCGACAGGTTGAAAAATACAAGGATGTTTATGAGACGAACTATCGTCATTTTGGTCCTGGTCAGAAAGTGGCTTTCGAGCAGGCCTGTAAAGCTGCTATAGCGGATATCGATATTGCAATTAATGCAGGTAGTATCACGTTTTCAAATGTCCGAACAGTGCAGAACGTCCGATCCAATCTTACCACTGTCGTCGACTTGATTAGCGCCGCTCGATCGGGCTAA
- a CDS encoding recombinase family protein — MSRTFLYCRVSTSTQFTANQVHEVKASGFDVQASRVIEEVISGSIAASERQGFQKLLDRMETGDVLIVTKLDRLGRNAMDVRQTVEHLAGIGIRVHCLALGGVDLTSPAGKMTMQVLSAVAEFERDLLIERTQQGLIRAKAEGKQLGRPVAVKTRNDVQRLKQQGLIQTQVASELGVGIATVKRHWNAQVIPTRV; from the coding sequence ATGTCCCGCACATTTCTATACTGCCGTGTTTCAACATCCACTCAGTTCACTGCAAACCAAGTGCACGAAGTGAAAGCATCCGGATTCGACGTACAGGCAAGCCGGGTAATAGAAGAAGTCATATCGGGCAGCATCGCTGCCAGTGAACGCCAAGGGTTTCAAAAGCTATTAGATCGGATGGAAACAGGTGACGTACTGATCGTGACCAAACTGGACCGTTTGGGCCGAAACGCGATGGATGTGCGTCAGACTGTTGAACATCTAGCTGGAATTGGAATTCGTGTACATTGCTTAGCATTAGGCGGCGTAGACCTAACCAGTCCGGCAGGCAAGATGACAATGCAGGTTTTGAGCGCCGTAGCTGAATTTGAACGTGACCTGCTGATAGAACGCACTCAGCAAGGGTTGATACGTGCTAAAGCTGAAGGAAAGCAGCTTGGTCGTCCTGTTGCAGTCAAGACCAGAAACGACGTACAGCGACTGAAGCAGCAGGGCCTAATTCAGACACAAGTTGCCAGTGAGTTAGGTGTAGGCATCGCTACGGTAAAGCGTCATTGGAATGCTCAAGTCATTCCGACGAGGGTGTAG
- a CDS encoding replication endonuclease has translation MDNDELCLVAKSIAKHHYFLQLSLTPDRIAHYVRTCHEYELKLDPDSEKTDQGQMARLRSEYFWRANVNSLADSHREHLAMQRRELGDPKMGLAPYCSDATYRMFENRHEAIAYKLSEQTVGSSLGLVKTQLYQDSQRGKFNRLYLSGKSMVALAQQRQYACGLITLTCPARYHPSSSLYDGSGFKDGHEHLKGIYRKLFRHLSKTYTANENYFGMRVVEAHLDGCPHWHIVLFSTDEFFTNLTQKLKSIYLASDRPSGYFEKNQKDIIKLSSAGELNSTPLSYVYKHLAFGFQRMQNEEGNLASKRNLYAIRSAGVRQIQLIGANGLVSKLQALRKVSRSLRDPGHLKAMASGLVQAPTTIGRQIQLSSVVKLLDNGLNQLELIRTSTLNRYGEQTSKLVAIKHKLDLVAHSLASSLGLTFQGGALTVNDLNIEDNGAAHVSPFPPARLENYDWKLIKGVNGRCWGIKDNIPIGLPPCWYLIVTPIRLRWRPPWIYTHDRTNLTLR, from the coding sequence ATGGATAATGATGAGTTGTGCCTTGTCGCAAAATCAATTGCAAAGCATCACTATTTCCTGCAATTAAGCCTGACTCCTGACCGCATCGCACATTATGTTCGTACGTGCCACGAATACGAGCTCAAACTTGATCCTGACTCAGAAAAAACCGATCAAGGTCAAATGGCGAGATTGCGCAGTGAGTATTTCTGGAGAGCTAACGTCAACTCGCTCGCCGACTCTCATCGAGAGCATTTGGCCATGCAGAGGCGGGAGCTGGGCGACCCTAAGATGGGGTTGGCACCTTATTGTTCCGATGCAACTTATAGAATGTTCGAGAATCGGCACGAAGCTATCGCTTACAAGTTATCTGAACAGACGGTAGGTTCCTCGCTTGGCCTAGTAAAAACACAATTATACCAGGACTCACAGCGTGGAAAGTTCAACAGGCTTTACTTGAGTGGAAAGAGTATGGTCGCGCTTGCGCAGCAAAGGCAATATGCCTGCGGGCTTATTACGTTGACCTGCCCAGCCAGATATCACCCATCTTCATCTCTGTATGATGGTTCGGGCTTTAAAGATGGACATGAGCATCTCAAAGGTATCTATCGAAAACTATTTAGACATCTTAGTAAAACCTATACGGCTAATGAAAACTATTTTGGAATGAGAGTAGTTGAGGCCCACCTTGACGGGTGTCCCCACTGGCACATCGTCCTTTTTTCAACAGATGAATTCTTCACCAATCTGACGCAAAAGCTAAAGTCAATTTATTTGGCCAGCGACCGCCCGTCCGGTTACTTCGAAAAAAATCAGAAAGATATAATAAAACTATCATCCGCAGGAGAGTTAAATAGCACGCCACTATCATACGTTTATAAACACTTAGCATTTGGGTTTCAACGAATGCAGAATGAGGAGGGAAATCTCGCCTCAAAACGAAACTTGTACGCTATAAGATCAGCAGGAGTCAGGCAGATCCAGCTTATTGGAGCTAATGGCCTAGTGAGCAAATTGCAAGCGCTCAGGAAGGTATCGAGAAGTCTGAGAGACCCCGGGCATCTCAAGGCCATGGCTAGCGGCCTCGTACAAGCTCCTACTACAATAGGTAGACAGATACAGCTATCAAGCGTCGTGAAGCTCTTAGATAACGGGCTGAATCAGCTGGAGCTTATTCGTACATCTACACTGAATCGCTACGGTGAACAAACCTCAAAATTAGTGGCTATTAAGCATAAGCTCGATCTTGTTGCTCACAGCTTAGCGTCGTCGCTTGGGCTGACTTTTCAAGGGGGGGCACTTACAGTTAATGATTTAAATATAGAGGACAATGGTGCCGCTCATGTATCGCCATTTCCCCCGGCACGTCTTGAAAACTATGATTGGAAACTCATAAAAGGGGTGAATGGCAGGTGTTGGGGCATAAAAGATAATATTCCGATTGGACTGCCTCCGTGCTGGTACCTGATTGTTACGCCTATACGCCTACGGTGGCGGCCACCTTGGATATATACCCATGATAGAACCAACCTAACGCTCAGGTAA
- a CDS encoding plasmid recombination protein, with protein MLLDLNQHLLLWNNEKKGAVMFQFAHIDSYSRVTPKVGKTGSHSVKSIVAEASRIPGSYPHVVNPQAPVYLYGAPLSELESACNFWADTLKDARGHKLRKDALCLLAGVISAPAEIDPKSWEKVKADSISWLHRKYGERLQTVVEHLDESNPHIHFYCVPLAGERFDQIHDGKKAVSALKGRTKGEQNAAYRQAMRGWQDEFGADVGVLNGMSRFGPRKRRLSRAAWKQEQHTQEQVAASLAASQELAATASSQAAEVLQVAKSEAIALHRKTIKTAELEVLHNFAQKSVLGRLVEMITKLSKENTRLELEAREQRNGVNNLVARLGRYQFQAGKYLGILKSVRPKFKELTETVGHLRIVNRSLRDELGSERNTLSSVENKLSRALATIESLQAEIEPDDSSENNIANRSVLVRKHPRLFESGMIFER; from the coding sequence ATGCTTTTAGATTTGAATCAACACTTGCTCCTTTGGAATAATGAAAAAAAGGGGGCAGTGATGTTTCAGTTTGCACATATCGATAGCTATTCTAGGGTAACCCCTAAAGTCGGCAAAACAGGTTCACACTCCGTGAAGTCGATAGTTGCTGAAGCTTCTAGAATCCCTGGAAGTTACCCACATGTCGTTAATCCGCAAGCTCCCGTCTACCTATATGGTGCCCCTTTGAGCGAGCTTGAGTCAGCGTGTAATTTTTGGGCTGACACGCTCAAGGACGCGCGCGGACATAAATTACGAAAAGATGCTTTGTGCTTGTTAGCAGGAGTAATTTCTGCTCCCGCCGAGATAGATCCTAAGTCATGGGAAAAAGTAAAGGCTGATTCAATATCGTGGCTCCATAGAAAGTATGGAGAGCGGCTACAGACTGTAGTTGAACACCTTGATGAATCCAATCCACATATTCATTTCTACTGCGTCCCCCTGGCCGGCGAGCGATTTGATCAGATTCATGACGGTAAAAAGGCTGTCTCAGCCCTAAAGGGCAGGACGAAAGGTGAGCAAAATGCGGCTTATCGACAAGCCATGCGCGGTTGGCAAGACGAATTTGGTGCGGATGTCGGTGTGCTAAATGGTATGTCAAGGTTTGGCCCACGGAAGCGTCGATTAAGCAGAGCAGCGTGGAAGCAAGAGCAGCACACCCAAGAGCAGGTGGCAGCGTCGCTAGCAGCCTCTCAGGAGCTTGCAGCGACTGCTAGCAGCCAAGCTGCTGAGGTCTTACAGGTAGCTAAATCGGAAGCTATCGCCCTCCATCGTAAGACGATCAAGACGGCTGAATTAGAAGTGTTGCATAACTTTGCTCAGAAGAGCGTCCTAGGCAGGCTTGTGGAAATGATAACCAAGCTTTCCAAAGAGAATACCAGGCTTGAGTTAGAAGCTAGGGAGCAAAGGAACGGTGTAAACAACCTGGTTGCACGGCTGGGTAGATATCAGTTTCAGGCAGGCAAATATTTGGGCATATTAAAAAGTGTGAGGCCTAAATTTAAAGAGCTCACCGAGACTGTCGGTCACTTGAGAATTGTCAATCGCTCATTGCGTGACGAACTTGGCTCTGAGCGCAATACTTTATCAAGCGTGGAGAATAAGCTTAGTAGAGCTCTTGCAACCATTGAGTCGTTGCAGGCAGAAATTGAACCTGATGATAGCTCGGAGAACAATATTGCTAATAGATCTGTTCTCGTAAGAAAGCACCCTAGGTTGTTTGAGAGCGGGATGATTTTTGAGCGATGA
- a CDS encoding helix-turn-helix domain-containing protein, with protein MTGDAQKDRRTMGAIQKLAVGPDDAAAMTSHSRSAIYDAMNSKSLRSFKSGKRRLILVKDLESWLNELAKSNSM; from the coding sequence ATGACAGGTGATGCACAGAAAGATAGGCGGACAATGGGAGCGATTCAAAAATTAGCAGTCGGGCCTGACGATGCCGCAGCAATGACCAGTCACAGCAGGAGCGCCATCTATGACGCCATGAACTCGAAAAGCTTAAGGAGCTTCAAAAGTGGGAAGCGTAGACTCATATTGGTTAAAGACTTGGAGTCTTGGCTAAATGAGCTAGCAAAAAGCAACAGCATGTAA
- a CDS encoding site-specific integrase, whose translation MAIKLSNTTLKTLETRGKTYEVYDSRTTGFFIRVYASGKKAYMVEYARKRKETIGRVGIITLEAARNTAINLIQIAKANGGTIPRSQPNEGQMTLKRFIDEHYEAWMTQHRKNHAKDLSTLKSAFVDLMDIELSKITHKQIDDLRTSWLRSGNKPATVNRKTTALKGLFARAIEWSFTSASPIAKMGDLTVDENENPRYLSADEESRLYAQLDARESRLRIERASANAWRIQRGIPLLADLNQAPFADHLKPMVITLLKTGIRRGELFNLKWKDVYLTDGYLSATDTKNGKSRHIPLHPALHDTLKAWNEGPAPENYVFPGRDGSRLTDVKSAFNKVIQDSKIVDFRLHDLRHTFASNLVMRGVPLNTVRQLLGHKDIKMTLRYAHLSKDNLASAIGLL comes from the coding sequence ATGGCTATCAAATTATCCAACACCACCCTCAAAACGCTTGAGACCAGAGGAAAAACCTACGAAGTCTACGACTCGAGAACGACTGGCTTTTTCATCCGGGTGTACGCCTCTGGAAAGAAAGCCTACATGGTCGAGTACGCCAGGAAACGTAAGGAGACGATTGGCCGCGTAGGCATCATCACACTAGAAGCCGCACGGAATACGGCCATTAATCTCATCCAAATCGCGAAGGCAAACGGCGGCACCATCCCCAGAAGTCAGCCGAATGAGGGCCAGATGACCCTGAAGCGGTTCATTGATGAGCATTATGAAGCTTGGATGACACAGCACAGGAAAAACCACGCCAAAGATTTGAGCACCTTAAAAAGCGCTTTCGTAGATCTTATGGATATTGAGCTCAGCAAGATTACCCATAAACAGATTGACGATTTGCGAACGAGCTGGCTCCGGTCGGGTAATAAGCCTGCGACGGTCAACCGTAAGACAACTGCACTTAAAGGCCTATTCGCTCGAGCCATCGAGTGGTCATTCACCTCGGCAAGCCCCATAGCTAAAATGGGAGACCTGACTGTTGACGAAAACGAGAACCCCCGCTACCTGAGCGCCGATGAGGAGTCTCGACTCTATGCTCAGCTTGACGCCAGGGAGTCAAGACTGAGAATCGAGAGAGCATCGGCAAACGCATGGAGAATACAGCGTGGTATTCCTCTCCTGGCCGACCTCAACCAAGCACCATTTGCTGATCATTTGAAGCCTATGGTCATCACTCTGCTGAAAACGGGTATACGACGTGGCGAGCTCTTCAATCTCAAATGGAAAGATGTGTATTTGACGGATGGCTATCTAAGCGCCACAGACACAAAAAACGGGAAAAGCCGACATATTCCGCTACACCCCGCGCTTCACGATACCCTGAAAGCCTGGAACGAAGGGCCAGCACCAGAAAACTATGTGTTCCCTGGGCGCGATGGCAGCCGCTTGACAGATGTCAAATCAGCATTCAATAAGGTGATTCAAGATTCAAAGATCGTAGACTTCAGGCTGCACGATCTACGCCATACCTTCGCGTCAAACCTAGTAATGCGTGGGGTGCCTCTCAACACGGTCAGGCAATTGCTAGGGCACAAAGATATTAAAATGACACTACGTTACGCACACCTTTCGAAAGATAACCTCGCAAGTGCCATCGGCCTGCTCTGA